One Sanguibacter sp. HDW7 DNA window includes the following coding sequences:
- a CDS encoding ROK family transcriptional regulator yields the protein MVEDSAKFAPRGSGAGEMFQLLRDGTPRTRADLAQTTGQARSTIAARVDLLLASGLVAPAGEAVSTGGRPPATFAFNPGARLILAVDLGATHARLALTDLASHVLDERTEDLDIAEGPGPVLARVVELAEKMIADSGRPRTDLVSIGVGLPGPVEHTSGRPISPPIMPGWDDADVPGVLRRALGAPVLVDNDVNIMALGEHATTWPDVDHLLFVKVATGIGAGIISDGGIRRGAQGAAGDLGHVAVPDRHDVVCRCGNTGCLEAVAGGGALVTRLRDTGRDVRTTADVVALVRAGDTTASAEVRQAGRELGAVLATCVSMLNPSMIVVGGALAEAGEHLIAGIREVVYQRSLPLATQHLRIVTSRTRARAGVLGASAMAAEAVLSATAVETLVL from the coding sequence ATGGTCGAGGACTCCGCAAAGTTCGCCCCCCGCGGCAGCGGCGCCGGGGAGATGTTCCAGCTGCTCCGCGACGGCACGCCCCGCACCCGCGCCGACCTCGCCCAGACGACCGGCCAGGCCCGCTCGACGATCGCCGCCCGCGTCGACCTCCTCCTCGCCTCCGGGCTCGTCGCCCCCGCCGGCGAGGCCGTCTCGACCGGAGGCCGACCGCCCGCCACCTTCGCGTTCAACCCCGGCGCCCGCCTCATCCTCGCCGTCGACCTCGGCGCGACCCACGCCCGCCTCGCCCTCACCGACCTCGCCTCGCACGTCCTCGACGAACGCACCGAGGACCTCGACATCGCCGAGGGCCCAGGCCCCGTGCTCGCGCGCGTCGTCGAGCTCGCCGAGAAGATGATCGCCGACTCCGGACGGCCCCGCACCGACCTCGTGAGCATCGGCGTCGGACTCCCCGGCCCCGTCGAGCACACGAGCGGCCGCCCCATCAGCCCACCGATCATGCCCGGCTGGGACGACGCCGACGTCCCCGGCGTCCTCCGTCGCGCCCTCGGCGCCCCCGTCCTCGTCGACAACGACGTCAACATCATGGCGCTCGGCGAGCACGCCACCACCTGGCCCGACGTCGACCACCTGCTCTTCGTCAAGGTCGCGACCGGGATCGGCGCCGGCATCATCTCCGACGGCGGCATCCGACGCGGCGCCCAGGGCGCCGCAGGCGACCTCGGCCACGTCGCCGTCCCCGACCGCCACGACGTCGTGTGCCGCTGCGGCAACACCGGCTGCCTCGAGGCAGTCGCCGGCGGCGGCGCCCTCGTCACCCGCCTCCGCGACACCGGCCGCGACGTCCGCACGACCGCCGACGTCGTCGCCCTCGTCCGCGCCGGCGACACGACCGCGAGCGCCGAGGTCCGCCAGGCCGGACGAGAGCTCGGCGCCGTCCTCGCGACGTGCGTGAGCATGCTCAACCCCTCGATGATCGTCGTCGGGGGTGCCCTCGCCGAGGCCGGCGAGCACCTCATCGCGGGCATCCGCGAGGTCGTCTACCAACGCTCCCTGCCGCTCGCGACGCAGCACCTGCGCATCGTCACGTCACGCACCCGCGCCCGCGCCGGCGTCCTCGGCGCAAGTGCCATGGCCGCCGAGGCCGTCCTCTCGGCCACCGCGGTCGAGACGCTCGTCCTGTAG
- the ligA gene encoding NAD-dependent DNA ligase LigA, whose amino-acid sequence MTDADVSAPAPEEPDPAAHERWAELAETVAAHQFAYYVKDAPLVSDGEFDALLGELAALEDRFPSLRTPESPTQRVGGTFSTEFTAVDHVERMLSLDNAFSLEDVEAWAGRVRQGVGDAEVHYLTEVKIDGLAIALVYEKGRLVRAVTRGDGRTGEDVTLNVRTISSVPHALGGDPATHPELVEVRGEVFFPVERFEALNAAQVAAGRAPFANPRNAAAGSLRQKDPRVTAGRALAVYAHGVGALVWGDAEVPGVFAEGRVRQSQEYELLAGWGVPVSPHNRVCDDLDGVRDFIAYYAEHRHDIEHELDGIVVKVDEVTLQQGLGATSRAPRWAIAYKYPPEEVTTRLLDVVVGVGRTGRATPYAVMEPVRVAGSVVRQATLHNQDVVRAKGVRIGDMVVLRKAGDVIPEIVGPVEAAAGDGVPRRDFVMPVVCPECGATLRPMKEGDVDLRCPNARSCPAQVRGRVEHIGSRGGLDVEVLGEVTAAALTQPLVPEVPPLETEAGLFDLSVADLVPVRVVVKDSETGLPKVDDDGHAKERTPFARRATKKDHAAWAEEQGLTLDEALAAGPLPPDVVPSAAAHKLVAELAKARTKDLWRILVSLNIRHVGPSAARALAEHFGSLELVRTASAEDLAAVEGVGPTIATEILAWFEVDWHAEIVERWRASGVRFETPGHPGPGAPKEEVSGVLDGLTVVVTGGLEGFSRDGAKEAILAAGGKSAGSVSKKTDFVVVGENAGSKETKARELGLRILDEAQFVTLLAEGPAALDA is encoded by the coding sequence GTGACCGACGCCGACGTTTCTGCCCCCGCGCCCGAAGAGCCCGACCCCGCCGCGCACGAGCGCTGGGCGGAGCTCGCCGAGACCGTGGCGGCGCACCAGTTCGCCTACTACGTCAAGGACGCCCCGCTCGTCTCCGACGGCGAGTTCGACGCGCTCCTCGGCGAGCTCGCGGCGCTCGAGGACCGTTTCCCGTCGCTGCGCACCCCGGAGTCGCCGACACAGCGGGTGGGCGGCACGTTCTCGACGGAGTTCACGGCGGTCGACCACGTCGAGCGCATGCTCTCGCTCGACAACGCGTTCTCGCTCGAGGACGTCGAGGCGTGGGCAGGCCGCGTCCGCCAGGGCGTGGGCGACGCGGAGGTCCACTACCTCACCGAGGTGAAGATCGACGGTCTCGCGATCGCGCTCGTCTACGAGAAGGGGCGCCTCGTTCGCGCGGTGACGCGCGGCGACGGGCGCACGGGGGAGGACGTCACGCTCAACGTCCGCACGATCTCCTCGGTGCCGCACGCGCTCGGCGGCGACCCGGCGACGCACCCGGAGCTCGTCGAGGTGCGGGGCGAGGTGTTCTTCCCCGTCGAGAGGTTCGAGGCGCTCAACGCGGCTCAGGTCGCCGCGGGGCGCGCCCCGTTCGCGAACCCGCGCAACGCGGCTGCGGGCTCGCTGCGCCAGAAGGATCCCCGGGTCACGGCGGGGCGCGCGCTCGCGGTCTACGCGCACGGCGTCGGCGCGCTCGTGTGGGGCGACGCGGAGGTGCCGGGGGTCTTCGCCGAGGGCCGTGTCCGTCAGTCCCAGGAGTACGAGCTGCTCGCCGGCTGGGGCGTGCCCGTCTCGCCGCACAACCGCGTGTGCGACGACCTCGACGGCGTCCGCGACTTCATCGCGTACTACGCCGAGCACCGCCACGACATCGAGCACGAGCTCGACGGCATCGTCGTCAAGGTCGACGAGGTCACGCTGCAGCAGGGGCTCGGCGCGACGAGCCGTGCGCCGCGCTGGGCGATCGCCTACAAGTACCCGCCGGAGGAGGTGACGACGCGCCTGCTCGACGTCGTCGTCGGCGTCGGCCGCACGGGCCGCGCGACCCCGTACGCGGTCATGGAGCCCGTGCGCGTCGCGGGCTCGGTCGTCCGGCAGGCGACGCTGCACAACCAGGACGTCGTCAGGGCCAAGGGCGTGCGCATCGGTGACATGGTCGTGCTGCGCAAGGCAGGGGACGTCATCCCCGAGATCGTCGGTCCGGTCGAGGCCGCGGCGGGCGACGGCGTCCCGCGTCGCGACTTCGTCATGCCTGTCGTGTGCCCGGAGTGCGGCGCGACGCTGCGTCCCATGAAGGAGGGCGACGTCGACCTGCGCTGCCCCAACGCGCGCTCGTGCCCCGCGCAGGTGCGCGGACGCGTCGAGCACATCGGATCGCGCGGCGGCCTCGACGTCGAGGTGCTCGGCGAGGTGACGGCGGCGGCCCTCACGCAGCCGCTCGTCCCCGAGGTTCCGCCGCTCGAGACCGAGGCGGGACTGTTCGACCTCTCGGTCGCGGACCTCGTGCCCGTGCGCGTCGTCGTCAAGGACTCCGAGACGGGCCTGCCGAAGGTCGACGACGACGGCCACGCCAAGGAGCGCACGCCGTTCGCGCGGCGCGCCACGAAGAAGGACCATGCCGCGTGGGCCGAGGAGCAGGGCCTCACGCTCGACGAGGCGCTCGCGGCGGGCCCGCTCCCGCCGGACGTCGTCCCGTCGGCAGCGGCCCACAAGCTTGTCGCCGAGCTCGCGAAGGCCCGCACCAAGGACCTGTGGCGCATCCTCGTCTCGCTCAACATCCGCCACGTGGGACCGTCCGCGGCGCGCGCGCTCGCGGAGCACTTCGGCTCGCTCGAGCTCGTGCGGACGGCGTCGGCCGAGGACCTCGCGGCGGTCGAGGGCGTCGGCCCGACGATCGCGACAGAGATCCTCGCGTGGTTCGAGGTCGACTGGCACGCGGAGATCGTCGAGCGCTGGCGTGCGTCGGGCGTGCGCTTCGAGACCCCCGGCCACCCGGGGCCCGGCGCTCCCAAGGAGGAGGTGTCGGGCGTGCTCGACGGCCTCACCGTGGTCGTCACGGGCGGCCTCGAGGGCTTCTCGCGCGACGGCGCGAAGGAGGCGATCCTCGCGGCAGGAGGGAAGTCCGCGGGCTCGGTGTCGAAGAAGACCGACTTCGTCGTCGTCGGTGAGAACGCGGGGTCCAAGGAGACGAAGGCGCGCGAGCTCGGCCTGCGGATCCTCGACGAGGCGCAGTTCGTCACGCTCCTTGCGGAGGGCCCTGCGGCGCTCGACGCCTGA
- the mnmA gene encoding tRNA 2-thiouridine(34) synthase MnmA yields MRVLAAMSGGVDSALAAALALEAGHEVVGVHMALSRERAQMRTGSRGCCSIEDAGDARRAADVLGIPYYVWDLSETFEETVVADFLSEYAAGRTPNPCVRCNEHVKFDTLLDKATALGFDAVATGHYAQVREVAGRRELHRSPNTDKDQSYVLAVMGPERLARSIFPLGGFTSKADVRAEAARRGLGVSTKPDSYDICFVADGDTQGFLRSRLGAQTGEILDDSGQVVGEHDGAYAYTVGQRRGLHLGRPAADGRPRYVLEVRPDTNQVIVGAAELLTVDRVAGDRTVWLADDVDPSTGIDAEVQVRAHGTPVPARITWTGAELVAELGDQRLRGVAAGQSLVVYDGTRVLGQATVTSAGRRAAVGAVA; encoded by the coding sequence GTGAGGGTCCTCGCCGCCATGTCGGGCGGCGTCGACTCCGCGCTCGCGGCCGCGCTCGCGCTCGAGGCCGGCCACGAGGTGGTCGGCGTGCACATGGCCCTGTCGCGCGAGCGCGCGCAGATGCGCACGGGCTCGCGGGGCTGCTGCTCGATCGAGGACGCGGGCGACGCCCGCCGCGCGGCCGACGTCCTCGGCATCCCGTACTACGTGTGGGACCTCTCGGAGACCTTCGAGGAGACCGTCGTCGCCGACTTCCTCTCCGAGTACGCGGCCGGTCGCACCCCCAACCCGTGCGTGCGCTGCAACGAGCACGTGAAGTTCGACACGCTGCTCGACAAGGCGACGGCCCTCGGCTTCGACGCCGTCGCGACGGGCCACTACGCGCAGGTCCGCGAGGTCGCGGGCCGCCGCGAGCTCCACCGCTCGCCCAACACCGACAAGGACCAGTCCTACGTCCTCGCCGTCATGGGACCGGAGCGGCTCGCGCGCTCGATCTTCCCGCTCGGCGGATTCACCTCGAAGGCCGACGTCCGCGCCGAGGCCGCGCGCCGCGGCCTCGGCGTCTCGACGAAGCCCGACTCCTACGACATCTGCTTCGTCGCCGACGGCGACACACAGGGCTTCCTGCGCTCGCGGCTCGGTGCGCAGACCGGCGAGATCCTCGACGACTCCGGACAGGTCGTCGGCGAGCACGACGGCGCGTACGCGTACACCGTCGGGCAGCGCCGCGGCCTCCACCTCGGCCGCCCCGCGGCCGACGGCAGGCCGCGCTACGTGCTCGAGGTCCGCCCGGACACCAACCAGGTGATCGTCGGCGCGGCAGAGCTCCTCACGGTCGACCGTGTCGCGGGCGACCGCACGGTCTGGCTCGCGGACGACGTCGACCCGTCGACGGGGATCGACGCCGAGGTCCAGGTGCGCGCCCACGGCACGCCCGTGCCCGCGCGCATCACGTGGACCGGCGCCGAGCTCGTCGCCGAGCTCGGCGACCAGCGTCTGCGCGGTGTCGCGGCAGGGCAGTCGCTCGTCGTGTACGACGGCACGCGCGTGCTCGGGCAGGCGACAGTGACGTCGGCGGGGCGGCGGGCAGCCGTGGGCGCCGTCGCATGA
- a CDS encoding prolyl oligopeptidase family protein codes for MPTQPDSQPRQHPTDVTLPVPGADPYAWLEEVGGETQLAWARERGEIADARVAGGGLLAEIEAEVLEVLDDDARIPYVGAAGEHLYNFWRDAEHPRGLWRRTSEASYRTDEPEWEVLLDLDALNEAEGEDWVWHGASILRPDLDRAIVTLSHGGSDADVDRELDLTTLTFVDPADGGFVRPEAKGGLVWIDRDTVFHFSADSEGTTTRSGYPRVVRRWRRGTPLTAAEVVYEGLAEDMYIGAHHERTPGFERDVVTRSIAFYDSETYVLDAAGTPVLVPVPRSADVALHGPWALVRLREPWEVAGTTHPDGTLLVADLGELLAGTAEPAVLFAPTATSALEGLTWTQNLVVLTILEDVRHRVEVLTPPTTPRGAWGSAPLPGAPSAATLAVGAVDKDTSDDLWVTATDFLTPPTLLRVDATGARPAQTLKAAPSHFDASTMSWEQHTAVSADGTLVPYFVVHGDPAAREGDGPAPTLLYGYGGFEISLTADYSGVLGRAWLARGGTYVLANIRGGGEYGPAWHAAALKENRHRAYEDFAAVARDVVARGITDHAHLACKGGSNGGLLTGNMLASYPELFGAIVVQVPLLDMHRYTHLLAGASWEAEYGDPDDPAQWEFIRTFSPYHLLRPGIEYPPVLLTTSTKDDRVHPGHARKTTALLEALGADVTYYENLEGGHGGAADNTQAAHLAALAYAFCWERLGR; via the coding sequence ATGCCGACGCAGCCTGACTCCCAGCCCCGACAGCACCCGACCGACGTCACGCTGCCCGTCCCGGGCGCGGACCCGTACGCCTGGCTCGAGGAGGTCGGCGGCGAGACCCAGCTCGCGTGGGCGCGCGAGCGCGGCGAGATCGCCGACGCCCGCGTCGCGGGCGGCGGGCTCCTCGCCGAGATCGAGGCCGAGGTGCTCGAGGTCCTCGACGACGACGCACGCATCCCCTACGTCGGTGCGGCGGGCGAGCACCTCTACAACTTCTGGCGCGACGCCGAGCATCCGCGCGGCCTGTGGCGCCGCACGTCGGAGGCCTCCTACCGCACCGACGAGCCCGAGTGGGAGGTGCTCCTCGACCTCGACGCGCTCAACGAGGCCGAAGGCGAGGACTGGGTGTGGCACGGCGCGAGCATCCTGCGCCCCGACCTCGACCGCGCGATCGTCACGCTCTCGCACGGCGGCTCCGACGCCGACGTCGACCGCGAGCTCGACCTCACGACGCTGACGTTCGTCGACCCCGCCGACGGCGGGTTCGTACGCCCAGAGGCCAAGGGAGGCCTCGTCTGGATCGACCGCGACACCGTGTTCCACTTCTCGGCGGACTCCGAAGGGACGACGACCCGCTCGGGCTACCCGCGCGTCGTGCGCCGCTGGCGTCGCGGCACGCCGCTCACAGCGGCCGAGGTCGTCTACGAGGGACTCGCCGAGGACATGTACATCGGTGCGCACCACGAGCGCACGCCCGGTTTCGAGCGCGACGTCGTCACGCGGTCCATCGCGTTCTACGACTCCGAGACCTACGTGCTCGACGCCGCGGGCACGCCCGTCCTCGTGCCCGTCCCGCGCTCGGCCGACGTCGCGCTCCACGGCCCGTGGGCGCTCGTGCGCCTGCGCGAGCCCTGGGAGGTCGCCGGGACGACGCACCCGGACGGCACGCTCCTCGTCGCCGACCTCGGCGAGCTCCTCGCCGGGACCGCCGAGCCCGCCGTGCTTTTCGCCCCGACCGCGACGAGCGCGCTCGAGGGCCTCACCTGGACGCAGAACCTCGTCGTCCTCACGATCCTCGAGGACGTCCGCCACCGCGTCGAGGTGCTCACGCCGCCCACGACGCCGCGCGGCGCCTGGGGCAGCGCACCGCTGCCCGGCGCGCCGAGCGCCGCGACGCTCGCGGTCGGCGCGGTCGACAAGGACACGAGCGACGACCTCTGGGTCACCGCGACCGACTTCCTCACGCCGCCGACGCTGCTCCGGGTCGACGCAACCGGCGCCCGCCCCGCGCAGACGCTCAAGGCTGCACCCTCCCACTTCGACGCGTCCACGATGAGCTGGGAGCAGCACACCGCAGTCTCCGCCGACGGCACGCTCGTGCCGTACTTCGTCGTCCACGGCGACCCGGCCGCCCGCGAGGGCGACGGCCCCGCACCGACGCTCCTCTACGGCTACGGCGGCTTCGAGATCTCGCTCACCGCCGACTACTCGGGCGTCCTCGGCCGCGCGTGGCTCGCCCGCGGGGGCACGTACGTCCTCGCGAACATCCGCGGCGGCGGCGAGTACGGGCCCGCGTGGCACGCAGCCGCGCTCAAGGAGAACCGCCACCGCGCGTACGAGGACTTCGCGGCCGTCGCGCGCGACGTCGTCGCACGCGGCATCACCGACCACGCGCACCTCGCGTGCAAGGGCGGCTCGAACGGCGGCCTGCTCACGGGCAACATGCTCGCGAGCTACCCCGAGCTCTTCGGCGCGATTGTCGTCCAGGTGCCGCTCCTCGACATGCACCGGTACACCCACCTCCTCGCGGGCGCCTCGTGGGAGGCCGAGTACGGCGACCCCGACGACCCCGCGCAGTGGGAGTTCATCCGCACGTTCTCCCCGTACCACCTGCTGCGGCCGGGCATCGAGTACCCGCCCGTCCTGCTGACGACGTCGACGAAGGACGACCGCGTCCACCCCGGCCACGCCCGCAAGACGACAGCGCTCCTCGAGGCGCTCGGAGCCGACGTCACCTACTACGAGAACCTCGAGGGCGGCCACGGCGGCGCGGCCGACAACACGCAGGCCGCGCACCTCGCCGCGCTCGCGTACGCGTTCTGCTGGGAGCGGCTCGGGAGGTAG
- a CDS encoding ThuA domain-containing protein, which yields MTARQALVVRGGWDGHAPQEATDLFIPFLEDSGFTVVVSDSLEVYADDALMAATDLVLQSWTMGEILGDEVHGLRTAVAAGTGLVGWHGGVVDSFRMSAEYLHLMGAQFAAHPGDSVEHTVRFLPERADHPVVAGLDDFTLRSERYWLLTDPLLDVLATTTIEAGPEDPWDGPTTHPAVWTRRWGAGRIVVCAPGHHLADLAVPQVRTMIERGLLWAARA from the coding sequence ATGACCGCACGCCAGGCACTCGTCGTCCGAGGAGGGTGGGACGGGCACGCCCCGCAGGAGGCGACCGACCTCTTCATCCCGTTCCTCGAGGACTCCGGGTTCACGGTCGTCGTCTCCGACTCGCTCGAGGTCTACGCGGACGACGCCCTCATGGCCGCGACCGACCTCGTCCTGCAGTCCTGGACCATGGGCGAGATCCTCGGCGACGAGGTCCACGGCCTGCGCACGGCCGTCGCCGCAGGCACGGGGCTCGTCGGCTGGCACGGCGGCGTCGTCGACTCCTTCCGCATGTCGGCCGAGTACCTCCACCTCATGGGCGCCCAGTTCGCCGCCCACCCCGGCGACTCCGTCGAGCACACCGTGCGCTTCCTTCCCGAGCGCGCCGACCACCCCGTCGTCGCGGGGCTCGACGACTTCACGCTGCGCTCCGAGCGCTACTGGCTCCTCACCGACCCGCTGCTCGACGTCCTCGCGACGACGACGATCGAGGCCGGCCCCGAGGACCCGTGGGACGGACCGACGACGCACCCCGCCGTGTGGACGCGACGCTGGGGCGCGGGCCGCATCGTGGTGTGCGCACCCGGGCACCACCTCGCCGACCTCGCGGTCCCCCAGGTGCGCACGATGATCGAGCGCGGGCTGCTCTGGGCGGCGCGCGCCTGA